One genomic window of Haloarcula limicola includes the following:
- a CDS encoding beta-CASP ribonuclease aCPSF1, with amino-acid sequence MSTADEALEKIKAQVEAETPEDITISSVTFEGPELVIYTPDAREIANRDGIVRNLAQTLRKRINVRPTPDALVPQAEAEARIQETIPEDAGVQNLDFDSSTGEVFIEAEKPGRVIGRHGETLDQIAAGVGWTPEVVRTPPMESSTVSNVRNFLKQERDDRRDILERVGRQINRPMTADDDWVRLTTLGCCREVGRASFILSTPESRILVDCGDKPGAAGEVPYLQVPEALAAGPNSIDAVVLTHAHLDHSALIPILFKYGYDGPIYTTAPTRDLMGLLQLDYLDVAAKEGRAPPYESQQVRDALKHTIPLEFGNVTDIAPDIKLTMHNAGHILGSAVCHFHIGEGRYNVAFSGDIHYKDTRLLDGAVNDFPRVETLVLESTYGGKNDYQTDQADSERVLKRVINEAQEEEGHILIPAFAVGRSQELMLVLEEAMRNDEIPTMPVYLDGMIREATAIHTAYPEYLRESLRNRILYDDENPFLAEQFQQVDGGEEMRQDIADGEPAIILTTSGMVTGGPVMSWLRLLGSDPDNTMVFVGYQAEGTLGRQIQRGQDEISLGDTSGPRAERMSLNMAVETVDGFSGHADRQGLETFVETMHPRPEKVLCVHGDESSTNQLSSALYQNFNMRTFNPKNLETFRFV; translated from the coding sequence ATGAGTACGGCAGACGAGGCGCTCGAGAAGATCAAAGCACAGGTCGAAGCAGAGACACCCGAGGACATCACTATCTCGTCGGTCACCTTCGAGGGGCCGGAGCTGGTCATCTACACGCCGGACGCACGAGAGATCGCCAACCGCGACGGCATCGTCCGCAACCTCGCACAGACGCTTCGGAAACGCATCAACGTCCGCCCGACGCCGGACGCGCTGGTCCCGCAGGCCGAGGCCGAAGCCCGCATCCAAGAGACGATTCCGGAGGACGCGGGCGTCCAGAACCTCGATTTCGATTCGTCGACCGGTGAGGTGTTCATCGAGGCCGAGAAACCCGGTCGCGTCATCGGTCGCCACGGCGAGACGCTGGACCAGATCGCCGCCGGCGTCGGCTGGACGCCCGAGGTCGTCCGCACGCCCCCGATGGAGTCCTCGACAGTCTCGAACGTCAGGAACTTCCTGAAACAGGAGCGCGACGACCGGCGGGACATCCTAGAGCGCGTCGGCCGGCAGATCAACCGGCCGATGACCGCCGACGACGATTGGGTCCGACTCACGACGCTGGGCTGTTGCCGCGAGGTCGGGCGGGCCTCCTTCATCCTCTCGACGCCCGAGTCGCGCATCCTCGTCGACTGCGGCGACAAGCCCGGCGCGGCGGGCGAGGTGCCGTACCTTCAAGTTCCGGAGGCGCTCGCCGCCGGTCCGAACTCCATCGACGCCGTCGTACTGACTCACGCCCACCTCGACCACTCGGCGCTCATCCCCATCCTGTTCAAGTACGGCTACGACGGGCCGATCTACACCACCGCGCCGACGCGGGACCTGATGGGGCTGCTCCAACTGGACTACTTGGACGTGGCCGCCAAAGAGGGCCGCGCCCCGCCCTACGAGAGCCAGCAGGTCCGGGACGCGCTCAAACACACCATCCCGCTGGAGTTCGGCAACGTCACCGACATCGCGCCCGATATCAAGCTCACGATGCACAACGCGGGCCACATCCTCGGCTCCGCGGTGTGTCACTTCCACATCGGCGAGGGCCGCTACAACGTCGCGTTCTCCGGAGACATCCACTACAAGGACACTCGCCTGCTCGACGGCGCGGTCAACGACTTCCCGCGCGTGGAGACGCTCGTCCTCGAATCGACCTACGGCGGGAAGAACGACTACCAGACCGACCAGGCTGACTCCGAGCGCGTGCTCAAGCGCGTCATCAACGAAGCCCAGGAGGAGGAGGGCCATATCCTCATCCCCGCCTTCGCCGTCGGCCGCTCCCAAGAGCTGATGCTCGTCCTCGAAGAGGCGATGCGAAACGACGAGATCCCGACGATGCCGGTGTATCTCGACGGGATGATTCGGGAGGCGACGGCCATCCACACGGCCTATCCCGAGTACCTGCGCGAGAGCCTGCGGAACCGCATCCTCTACGACGACGAGAACCCGTTCCTCGCCGAGCAGTTCCAGCAGGTCGACGGCGGCGAGGAGATGCGACAGGACATCGCCGACGGCGAGCCCGCCATCATCCTCACGACTTCGGGGATGGTCACGGGCGGTCCCGTCATGTCGTGGCTCCGCCTGCTCGGGTCGGACCCGGACAACACGATGGTCTTCGTCGGTTATCAGGCCGAGGGGACCCTCGGACGGCAGATCCAGCGCGGCCAGGACGAGATCTCGCTCGGCGACACCAGCGGCCCCCGGGCCGAGCGCATGAGCCTGAACATGGCCGTCGAGACGGTCGACGGCTTCTCCGGTCACGCCGACCGGCAGGGACTGGAGACGTTCGTCGAGACGATGCATCCCCGGCCCGAGAAGGTCCTCTGCGTCCACGGCGACGAGAGCTCGACCAACCAGCTCTCCTCGGCGCTCTACCAGAACTTCAACATGCGGACGTTCAACCCGAAGAACCTCGAGACGTTCCGCTTCGTCTGA
- a CDS encoding BolA/IbaG family iron-sulfur metabolism protein produces MNADEVEALIESEIPDADATVTTPRDPDDDKHYAVEVVSPAFEGKSLVDQHQLVHDALGEHLTRDIHAIELTTSTPE; encoded by the coding sequence ATGAACGCCGACGAAGTCGAGGCCCTCATCGAGTCCGAGATTCCCGACGCCGACGCCACCGTGACGACGCCCCGCGACCCCGACGACGACAAGCACTACGCCGTCGAGGTGGTGTCGCCGGCCTTCGAGGGGAAGTCCCTCGTCGACCAGCACCAGCTCGTCCACGACGCGCTGGGCGAGCACCTCACGCGCGACATCCACGCCATCGAACTGACCACGTCGACGCCCGAGTGA
- a CDS encoding DHH family phosphoesterase, producing the protein MSRAQTLWDLLEAGDDLTIVCHNNPDPDCLASAVALGQIAASAGIDERRILYSGDISHQQNRAFVNLLEVDLVPFDADIVRNRDSGSLLAFVDHSVPGVNNRVPPETPVDIVIDHHPAEDIEATFVDHREDIGATATILAEYVRELPMDPNSRVATALLFAIRRETLGFLRGVTRAEYEAATYLHDYADTDLLRQLSSPAVSGATVDAIADAIDNRTVHGSVLISHVGRTSERDALPQAADYLATLEGIETAIVFGIVDDAIQLSARSTDSRSNIGEILHDAFEGVGSAGGHREMAGGEIPLGVFAGYTDDDAQFVPIVEQVVTARLLGALNIREREREEKSGGGKDGEGESE; encoded by the coding sequence ATGAGCCGCGCACAGACGCTCTGGGACCTCCTCGAAGCCGGCGACGACCTCACGATCGTCTGTCACAACAACCCCGACCCCGACTGCCTGGCCAGCGCCGTCGCGCTGGGACAGATCGCCGCCAGCGCCGGTATCGACGAGCGGCGCATCCTCTACAGCGGCGACATCTCCCACCAGCAGAACCGGGCGTTCGTCAACTTGCTCGAAGTCGATCTGGTGCCGTTCGACGCCGACATCGTCCGGAACCGCGATTCCGGTTCGCTCCTGGCGTTCGTGGACCACTCGGTGCCCGGCGTGAACAATCGGGTCCCGCCGGAGACGCCCGTCGACATCGTCATCGACCACCACCCGGCCGAGGACATCGAAGCGACGTTCGTCGACCACCGCGAGGACATCGGCGCGACGGCGACCATCCTCGCCGAGTACGTCCGCGAGCTGCCGATGGACCCGAACTCGCGCGTCGCCACCGCGCTCCTCTTCGCCATCCGCCGCGAGACGCTCGGCTTTCTCCGCGGCGTGACGCGGGCGGAGTACGAGGCGGCGACCTACCTCCACGACTACGCCGACACGGACCTCCTCCGACAGCTGTCGAGCCCGGCCGTCAGCGGCGCGACGGTCGACGCCATCGCCGACGCCATCGACAACCGAACCGTCCACGGATCGGTCCTCATCTCACACGTCGGGCGAACGAGCGAACGCGACGCGCTCCCCCAGGCGGCGGATTACCTCGCAACCCTCGAAGGCATCGAGACGGCCATCGTCTTCGGCATCGTCGACGACGCCATCCAGCTCAGCGCCCGCTCGACGGATTCTCGGAGCAACATCGGCGAGATACTACACGATGCCTTCGAGGGCGTCGGAAGCGCCGGCGGGCACCGGGAGATGGCCGGCGGCGAGATCCCGCTTGGCGTCTTCGCCGGCTACACCGACGACGACGCGCAGTTCGTCCCCATCGTCGAACAGGTCGTCACGGCCCGCCTGCTCGGGGCGCTCAACATCAGAGAGCGAGAGCGCGAGGAGAAAAGCGGAGGCGGGAAAGACGGCGAAGGCGAGTCGGAGTGA
- a CDS encoding DUF5786 family protein, which translates to MGFGSYDESEQKDQDVDTDEDDGVAVHENDHDGSVSFDTEASTSDLVDRLGEMKDEE; encoded by the coding sequence ATGGGTTTTGGTAGCTACGACGAGTCCGAGCAAAAGGACCAGGACGTGGACACCGACGAGGACGACGGCGTCGCCGTCCACGAGAACGACCACGACGGGAGCGTGTCGTTCGACACCGAGGCGTCGACGAGCGACCTCGTCGACCGCCTCGGCGAGATGAAAGACGAGGAGTAG
- a CDS encoding glutaredoxin family protein, with amino-acid sequence MSFEPEELSREEVQTKVEETIEDNDVALFMKGTALMPQCGYSRKAVGLIQQYRDDVETVNVLTATEAYREALSEYSGRETIPQTFVDGEFVGGSDILEQLDENGDLRATLNA; translated from the coding sequence ATGAGCTTCGAACCCGAGGAGCTGTCCCGCGAGGAAGTCCAGACGAAGGTCGAGGAGACGATCGAGGACAACGACGTCGCCCTGTTCATGAAGGGGACCGCGCTGATGCCCCAGTGTGGCTACTCCCGGAAGGCCGTCGGCCTCATCCAGCAGTACCGCGACGACGTGGAGACGGTGAACGTCCTCACCGCGACGGAGGCCTACCGCGAGGCCCTCTCGGAGTACAGCGGCCGCGAGACGATCCCCCAGACGTTCGTCGACGGGGAGTTCGTCGGCGGTAGCGACATCTTAGAACAGCTCGACGAGAACGGCGACCTGCGGGCGACGCTGAACGCGTAG
- a CDS encoding thiol-disulfide oxidoreductase DCC family protein, protein MSDATLVYDDDCGFCTWWAEFIAERSDLRLVGFSELDEDLRARLPEDYESCSHLVTDDRVYSCGASIEAALVRTEAGRPARPVADFLGQFGEYETLRERGYHWVADNRGTLGKILSKTPPARRERSGKR, encoded by the coding sequence ATGAGCGACGCGACGCTCGTCTACGACGACGACTGCGGCTTCTGTACGTGGTGGGCCGAGTTCATCGCCGAACGGTCCGACCTGCGTCTGGTCGGCTTCTCGGAACTGGACGAGGACCTCCGCGCGCGCCTGCCCGAGGACTACGAGTCGTGTTCCCATCTGGTCACCGACGACCGGGTCTACTCCTGTGGGGCCTCCATCGAGGCGGCGCTCGTCAGGACGGAGGCGGGGAGGCCGGCCCGTCCCGTCGCGGACTTTCTCGGACAGTTCGGCGAGTACGAGACCCTCCGCGAACGAGGCTACCACTGGGTGGCGGACAACCGCGGAACGCTGGGAAAAATACTCTCGAAGACGCCGCCGGCCCGGCGGGAGCGGTCCGGAAAGCGTTGA